In Parerythrobacter aestuarii, the sequence TATGCCAGCTACAAGCTGGGCGACGGCGAAGGGCGGGACCTGCTCGGCCGACTGCACAACTTCCCAGATCAGGACTGGATCGAATCCGCCTATCACGATGCGGACTTTAGGCTAGAGAATGTCGAAGTCTTCCCCGGAAAGGGGGCTGACGGGACCATGCGAGACTGGATCGCGCTCACTGTGCGGCGGCCATAGCGCTCCATCCAAGCATCTTTCCTACGGAGCGATTCTATGCTCCACGTAACTTCATGAGAAGGGCCGATCCGAACCTGTCGATCTTCGCGACTTCAAGCAGGCTCTTCGCTCCGGATTTTCTTGCCCTTGTACAGTGGTCCATGTCTACCGCTTCGGAGGCTTGGCGATGACACGCCCCGCCGTCCTTATCACCGGTGCTGCCAAGCGAATCGGGGCCGCCTTGGCCCGCGCCTTCGCCGAAACCGGTTGGCACGTGGTAATCCACTATGGCCGCAGCGCCGAAGAAGCTGAAGCGCTCGCTGCGTCCCTCTCCTCTGCGGAGACGGTCCAGTGCGACCTTGCCGATGGGACAGCAGCAGTTGCGATGATCGAAGCGCTGGCCGAGCGCCTGCCCGACTGGCGCGTGCTGGTGAACTCGGCATCGGTTTTCGAATATGACGGTGTAACCGGGCTCGATCCGGCGACGTATAGAAGGGCAATGCAGGTCAATGCGCAATCCCCCGCCCTGATGGCACAGGCGTTCTTCCGCACGGCGAAAACCGAGGCCGGGCGGCGCGTGATCCAGCTGACCGATCAGAAGCTCGCCAACACCAATCCCGATTTCTTCAGCTATACCATGAGCAAGCATGCCGTGGATGGCGCTATCGGCATGCTAGCCAAAGCTCACACTGACCCGCGCGATCGCATTTATGGCCTCGCCCCGGGCGCAATCCTGCCGAGCCATGACCAGCGACCGGAAGAGACCGATATCTCGCACCGGCTCAACCTATTGCAGCGCAAGACCGGAGCCGACGAGATCGCTGATGCGGCGCTTTTCCTTGCCGAAGGGGACCTCGCCAGCGGTGAAACACTCTACATCGACAGCGGCCAGCACCTGATGAACCAGCCGCGCGACGTTATCTATCTCGCCCGCGAAGGCACCGGCCAATGAAGAAGCACGTGCTCGCGACACGGATCTGGCACTGGACCAACCTCGTCTGCGTGGTGATCCTGTTCATGTCCGGACTGAACATCTCGAACGCGCACCGGCGGCTCTATTGGGGTGAATGGGGTTTTGCGCCGGAACAGGCATGGCTCACCGTGCCGCGCTTCCCCGGCTGGATGACGATCCCCGACTATTACAGCCTCGCCGAAGCGCGCGACTGGCACGTGCTGATGGCCTGGCCCTTTGCAGTCATGTTGCTGGTGATGTGGGCCGCGATGCTGGTCAACGGTCACTTCAAGCGCGACCTCCTGACCACCCGAGGGGAATGGCAACCGGCGGCCATCTGGGAAGACATCAAGCAGCATGCGAAGTTCAATTTCGAGCATCACAACGGCAAGTTCAATTTCCTGCAGAAACTCAGCTACGGCGTGGTGCTCGGCGTCTTCCTCCCGATGATGGTCTTTACCGGCATGGCGATCAGCCCGGGGTCGGAGCCGTTTTTCGGCTGGTTTGCCGATCTTGTCGGCGGTCGCCAGAGCGCGCGCAGCCTGCACTTCATCTTCGCCTGGGCCATCGCCGCATTTTTCGTGGTCCATATCCTGCTGGTGATCGTGCACAAGCCGCTGGCCCAGCTGCGCGACATGGTGACCGGAGGAAAAGCATGAGCCTGAACCTCAAACGCCGCGGCGTGATCGCCGGCATGGGCGCGCTGTTCGTCGCCGGATGCCAGAAAGTCGCCGACAGCAGCACCGGGCGGTCGCTGTTCGAGGCCGCCCAAGGCTGGCACGAAGGAACGCAGCGCCTGCTGGGTGGTCGCACCGGGCTGGCGAAGGAATATGCGAAGGCCGACATCTCGCCGGTGTTCAAGGGCAATGGCACGCTCAATCCGCAGAGCGAGAGCTACCAGGCCTCGCTCGCCAACGGCTTTGCCGACTGGCGGCTGGAAGTGCGCGGGCTGGTCGACAATCCGATGAGCCTGACGCTGGACAACATCCGCGCCCTGCCCCAGCGCACGCAGATTACCCGCCACGACTGTGTTGAGGGATGGAGCGCGATCGGCGAATGGACCGGACCGCAGCTCTCCGTGCTGCTCGAAGCCGCAGGTGTCCAGGAGGAAGCGCGGTTCATCGTCTTCCGTTGCGCCGATTCGCTACGCGGCGGGGAATATTACGAGAGCGTCGACATGATCGACGCCTGGCATCCGCAGACCATCGTCGCGCATTTGCTCAACGGTGAGCCGCTGGAAGTGAAGAACGGCGCGCCCCTGCGGATGCGAGTGGAGCGGCAGTTGGGCTACAAGCACCCGAAGTACCTCACTGCGATCGAAGCCGTTGCCTCGCTGGAGGATATCGGCGGTGGCAAGGGAGGATACTGGGAAGATCGCGCCGGCTACCAATGGTATGCGGGGGTTTAGCGGTGATCCCCTCATCCAACTCCGACTATCTCGCTTCGCTCGAAGTCTTCGTATCCTTCTCCCATCGGGAGAAGGATGGCGTAGCTTGGCGATGCAGCGCCTAGTGGAGCCTGGATGAGGGTGTTCAGTCCTCCGGATACAACCGTTTCATCGTCGCCCAGTCTGCGGCCAGCATCTCTTCCAGCACCTCCATATCAATGTTCGCCAACTTGTTGATATAAAGGCAACTCTTTCCCGTCGAATGTTTGCCCAGCCGCTTCAAATGTGCATCACGCCGCTTGCCGGTCGCCTCATCGCAATAGCCGCCCATCAAGTAGAGCGAATGCCTGGCCTTGCGCGGTGAGAACCCGGTCCGCAGCCAGTGCACGTCGCGCCCGCTGGCATAGGTGGTGCGATAAGAGCCGTAGCCGATGATCGAAGGGCCCCACATCTTCGGCGCTTCGCCCGTGACCTTGCGGAAGAGCGCGTCGAGCTGCTTCGCCTCTTCCCGCTTCCGCTCAGGCTCCACAGCGGCGATGAAATTCGCCGGGTCGATATCGGTGATCTGCGTCTTCGCTTCCGCCATCGTAGATTGTCCTCTCCACCCCACTACACTTCGCGAGCCTTTGTGTTAGAGCGCACGCCAACGCGGCAACAGATCGCATCTGATGGGGGAGAATACGAATGAGCGTCACGCTTCTCAAGAAGCTGATGGGCAGCAAGATCAAACAGGGTGTTCTCACGCTGATCGATCATCAGGGAAAATCGGACAGCTTCGGCACGCCGACGGAAGGCTTTCCCAATGTCACCCTGCGCCTTGCAGACGGCAAGGTCGCCCGCGACATTTTGCTCGACCCGCGGCTCGGTGCCGGTGAATGCTACATGGACGGGCGCCTGATCATCGAGGAAGGCGGCGGGATCATGGAGATGATCCAGTTGATCCGCGCCAACACCCCGTGGGAGCGCGGCGAGCGGCTCAAAGCCCCTTCCCCACTCAAGCGCGTCACCAACCATCTGTCATTCCTGAAGGACAGCTTCAACCGGCCTGACAGCGCCAAGCGCAACATCGCCCATCACTACGATATCGGGAACGATCTTTACGACCTGTTCCTCGATCCCGAGCACTGGCAGTACAGCTGCGCCTACTGGCCGGGCTATCCCGGTCGCACGGATATGACGCTCGACGAGGCCCAGGAACGCAAGCTGGCGCATATCGCGGCCAAGCTGGCGCTCGAGCCGGGCATGCGCGTAGTCGAAATCGGCTGTGGCTGGGGCGGCCTCGCGATCTACCTCGCACGCAAGTTCGACGTGCATGTCACCGGGATTACCCTGAGCGAAGAACAGGCCAAGCTGGCGGTAGAACGCGCCAAGGCGGCGGGCGTGGCCGACAAGGTCGAGATCAAGTTGATCGACTATCGCGACTTTGCAGAGAGCGGTGAGAAGTTCGACCGCGTCGTATCCATCGCCATGTTCGAAGCCGTCGGCCGCCCGCAGTTCGAGACCTACTTCCGTTGCTGCGGCAATTTGATGAAGGAGGATGGCGTCTTCCTCGTCCACACCATCGGCCGGATGGGCGTGCCCGGCGCGACCGACGCCTTTACCTCCAAATACATCTTCCCCGGCGGATACATCCCGGCGTTGAGCGAGACACTGGCGGCGAGCGAAAAGTTCCGGCTGATCGCTAGCGATATCGAGACACTGCGGCTGCACTACGCCCCCACCTTGCGTGCATGGTACGACCGCTGCATGGCCAACAAGGACAAGATCGTCGAACTCTACGATGAACGCTTTTTCCGCATGTGGACCTTCTACCTCGCCGGGGCGACAGCAGCCTTTGAAAGCGGCGGCATGTGTAACTACCAGATCCAGTACGTCCGCAATCGGCACGCGCTGCCGATCACCCGCGACTACATGGCAGAGGGCGAACGCAAGCTGATGGGCGAGTAGGCCTCAGCTGCCTTTCTTGACCCACTGGTAGACCGGCCCGAAACCAAGGAAGGCCGCGCCTACGTATGGCAGCGCGACGACCCAGATCCGCACACCGGTGATCCCTTCCGGGCTGGCAATGCTGATCGCAGCGGTCATGGCGAGACCGAGGCAGATCATGGCGACGCCCGCCACCACCCGCGCTTTGGGCACAGTGCGCCCGCCGCGGATCGGTCCGAAGGCGCGCTCGTGCCTGGCGAACACTGCGATCATCGGCAGCAGGGCGAGGATATAGAGCAAGAACCACACCGGCCGTGTCCACCACCAGGCAGCAGTGCCCGGATAGAGATCGAGTCCCAATCCGCCCAGCAGCCATGCTGATACCATCACCAGCACGAAGGCCGTGAGGTGCCACAAGTAAACCGTCATGATCATCCCGTTCATCAGCACCGTCGCAGTCCAGAGCGAGGTGTGGTCGAGCATCCTGCGCCCCCACGGCTCGAGCGCCAGCACCAGCCCCGCCTGCAGCACGCCCAGTGCGAACAGCGCCAACGTGGGCGGCATGGAGTTGGTCATGTCGGCGCCCGGCACGCCGATCATGGCGATGGGATAGGGACCGAACACTGTGAGTCCCAACAGCGCCGCCAACCCAGCGGCAAAGGTCGCCAGAGCCACCCCGGCTGAGGCAAAGCGTCCGTCCTGCCAAGCATAGCCGAGCTGGTGGATGCCGACCCAGACGAACAGGAAGTTCGCGAAGTTCACCCATGGAACGCCCTGCGCAAGCGTCAGCCAGTCGATGGCTACCGCCGCCACGACCAGCGCAAAGAAGCTGCCGAAGCCAAACCGCTCCCACGCCCATTTGCTCAAGGGTGTGAGCCCCGTCACTAGCAGGTAGACCGCGAGGAACCACACTGGGATCAGCGCAAGCTCGGTCGCCATGCGGACATTGGCCCGGTCCATACCCGCCAGCGTCATCCCCAGCGCCAGCACAGCCCACAGCAACAGCACCGGGAACACCGGGTTGATCAAACGTTGGACGCGCGACGCGAACCAGTCGCGATAGACACCGGCCTGCCCAGGTTCGGCCTTACGCTTGGTCGCTGCCCAGCTGACTCCGTTCGAATATCCGCCGACGAGGAAGAATATCGGCATCACCTGGAAGCCCCAGGTCAGCCATTGCGACCACGGCAGTATCCCGAGCAAATGCCCGCCGACCACCTCGCCATTGCCATCGAGATAGGGCGCCGCGACGAGCCAGTGGCCGATCACCACCGCCATGATCGACAGCGCGCGCAGGAAATCGACCCAACGGTTGCGCTCCGGCGGCGCCTGTTCAGCGAGCTCGCGCGCTTTGGTCCATAGGCTCATAGATTAGCGTCCCCCTCCCAAGGTTGGTTTGGGGGATATAAGGATCGATTGCGAAATTGCCCAACAGGGGCGCAAGACCTTGCCCCGAAACTTCAAACTCGAAGTTCAATCCGGAATGGGAATACGTTCCGACGAGCCATCCGAACCGCTCACCACCAGGGTCTCTCCGTCATCTTCGAACCGCGCGTTGATCTGCCCGAAATACTCCCAATCGATTTCCATCCACGAGGATACCAGCACGGTCCCCTCGGCATCGCGCACCTCGATATCTTTGGACATCGTGCCTTCATTGTTTCCGGTGTGCGTAAAACTGTTGTGGCGCGCGAATATCTGGCGGCCTGATGCCTGGTGTGTTTCCCGCAATTCCCACGGCGCGTCACGCATGCTTCACTCCCGTCCTGTGCTTCCTCCTATGACAGAAAGAGCCTTGGTTGACCATTTGGCGGTGGTCCTCCTTGGCCGGCCGAGAGCCATTCTTCATTGCAGTCGCACCAAGCCGCTGATACCCGCGCGCCCAAGCTAGGAGCGCTACCGAAATGCCAGATATCAAACGTGTCGTCCTCGCCTATTCCGGCGGCCTCGATACTTCCGTTATTGCCAAGTGGCTCGAGGTCGAGCGCGGGCTGGAAGTGGTCACCTTCACCGCCGACCTCGGACAGGGCGAGGAACTGGAGCCGGCGCGGGCCAAGGCGCAGGCGATGGGCATTCCGGACAAGCACATCTTCATCGAGGACCTGCGCGAGGAATTCGTGCGCGATTTCGTGTTCCCGATGATGCGCGCCAATGCCCGCTACGAAGGCGACTATTTGCTCGGCACATCGATCGCGCGGCCTCTGATTTCCAAGCGGCTGGTCGAGATCGCGCATGAAACCGGCGCCGATGCCATTGCCCATGGTGCGACCGGCAAAGGTAACGACCAGGTCCGTTTCGAACTCAGCGCCTACGCGCTTGATCCGGACATTACTGTCATCGCCCCTTGGCGCGAGTGGGACCTGACCAGCCGGACCGCGCTGATCGCCTGGGCGGAGAAGCACCAGATTCAAGTGCCCAAGGACAAGCGCGGCGAAAGCCCCTTCTCCACCGACGCCAACCTCCTGCACACCTCCTCCGAGGGCAAGGTTCTGGAGGATCCGTGGGAAGAGACGCCCGACTATGTCTATTCGCGCACGGTCAATCCGGAAGATGCGCCCGAAACGCCCGAATACATCACCATCGATTTCGAGAAGGGCGATGGCGTGGCGCTTAACGGTGAAGCCATGTCGCCTGCCACGCTGCTGGCCGCGCTCAACGAGCTTGGCCGCAAGCACGGCATCGGCAGGCTCGACCTGGTCGAGAACCGCTTCGTCGGCATGAAGAGCCGCGGCATGTACGAGACGCCGGGCGGCGAGATCTATGCCCGCGCCCATCGCGGGATAGAGCAGATCACGCTCGATCGCGGCGCAGCGCATCTCAAGGACGAGCTGATGCCCAAATATGCCGAGCTCATCTACAACGGCTTCTGGTTCAGCCCCGAGCGCGAGATGCTGCAGGCGGCGATCGACCTGAGCCAGGAAAAGGTCAGCGGCACCGTGCGGCTCAAGCTCTACAAGGGCAATGCCGATGTGGTCGGACGCAAGAGCCCCAACTCGCTCTATTCCGAAGCCCATGTGACGTTTGAGGACGACGCCGGGGCCTATGACCAGAAGGACGCGGAAGGGTTCATTCGCCTGAATGCACTGCGACTCAAGCTGCTGGGCAAGCGCGACAGGTGAGTCGCAACCGTGGTCTCCCGCCATGCTGCAGCGCAACAATCACGAATCCTGAGCGCATTCTTGCGAAATTTTCGGAATGAATCGACGAGCGGTTGAGTTATCCACCGCCCTCCACAGGCAAATCGATTGAAAGTGGAAAAGTCGACGATGCCGTGCTTGCCAGAATTCGATTCGAGGCGCAGTTTGAATGTGTCGAGAGGGAAAGATGACTTCGAGTTTCTCATCCGAAAGGATTGAAAAACTTGAGAATTTCAGAACCTCACGATGTGGAAGCGACTGTCCACGCAACCAGCGAGAGCTGACTGCAGAAGGTTCACGCCGGAAGCAGGAAAGTTCGATGACCTGGATGCGGAGTATCGCAACCACGGTCGGGAAAACCCGATCGGGAAGAAAGGGAAACGGACGCGCCTTCGGGCGGGAAAGAGAACCGGACGGAACGATCATCAAAGGGTTGGAACGGCTGCGGGGAAATCGATGGAGCCACAGGAAACGTGGAAGCGGGCTTCGGCCCGGTGAAACAGGACCTTCCAACGATCGAACCGGATGCCGGCGCGAGCGCCGGTGACAGAACGCGGGCCTCAGGGCACGCGGAAAGACATCGGGCGCCAAGCGCTTCCGAAACAGAACCGCCTCCGGGCGGGAAAGAGAAGGAAGACCACGCGCTGGTGAGAGTGGGGTCGGCAGCAATGCCGGCCCCATTTGCATTTCCCCGGGGCAGCAGTCCCGTAATACCGCGGCTGATGGCGCAGTCGGGATGCCCATCGACACTCCAAAAAGGGATGTGTTGGGTCCCGGATTTGGCTGACCTGTCCCGCCCATGCCTGTGCAGGACAGCACAATTCGTCGTGTTTTGAGGGCATTCCAAGGCAGATCGCCCCTATGACGCGGCCAAAACCGATCCGTTTACTCCCTCTTTGGTCCTGATGGAGGTATGGGGCCTGCCATGTCTGGAGGGACATTCTCGAAACCGTGGCGCATCGGATCCGGTGTCGCAATCGCGGTATTGCTGGCCCTGCCTGCAATGGCTTCGACCCCTGCCGTTTTGGCCGATGGTGTCAGCGAGCAGGAGTTCGTCGACACTTTCGAGACCTTCGAAGAGCTGCCGCCTTCCCCTGAACCTGCAGGCGAGGCGGTCGATCTCAATAGTTTCGATCCCCCGCTCGAACCCGAAGCAAAGCCCGCAACGCGTTCGCTAGGCAGCGGTGTCGCCTCTTACTACGGTCGCCGGTTCCATGGACGCCGAACCGCCAGCGGCGAAGCCTTCGACATGCGGGCCATGACGGCCGCACACAAGACCCTGCCTTTTGGCACCAGGGTACGGGTGACCAACCCGCGCAACGGTCGCTCCGTAATTGTCCGCATCAACGACCGAGGGCCATATGCGCGAGGCCGCACCATCGACCTTTCCCGCGCTGCTGCGGAGGAAATCGGCATCGTCCGCTCCGGTCATGGCCCGGTGGAACTGGAACTGGTAGCGTCCTGAAGACAAGCCGAGAGACGGACGGCGACTACTGGAGCTGCATGACGAACGTCAGCAATGCGCCTCGTCCCTGCGTTGCTTCGAATTCGCTGTCGATGATTTCGTCGAACAGCGCCAGCTCGTAACCGGAATTGTCGAAATCCCAACGCATTGAAAGCCTGAGCTCCATGTCAGTCCGATCCAGCTTGCGCTGGAGCCAGGGCGTGAAGTTCACTTCGGCTTCAGCGCGCAATGACCTGTCATGCAATTGCAGCGCGCCTTCGGCGGAGGAAATGTCCATGGTGTCCCGCCCGATCCTGAGGTCGATCGTTGGCATGCCTTTGCGGGCATAGCGCGCACCCACACCAAACGAGCCGACGTTCGAACCATCGCGCAACGCGCGCAGGCTGCGGCTCGCCTCCCGGTTGCTGATGTAATCGAGGTCCACACTCCAGTCACCGAGGTAGAGGGTGTGGCTCACAAGCAAGAAGGTCTCGCTCCCATCGGTGGACCTGCCAAAGCGATCGCTACCCTTGGCCCGGTCGTTGCGGAAGCTGATGATCGTGTCTCCGATCGGGGTTGTCCAAAGGCCCAATGCGCTCACCCCTTTGCTACGGTAACCGCTGGCATTGCCACCGTCGAACCTGTCGATAGTCTTCGTTTCCAGCTCCAATGTCAGCGTCTTGGGCAGGAGCGAAGCGAACCCTTCATCGGCCATCGCCAGCATGGGGGCGAGTTCGAAGGTCGAGACATCGAGACCATAGGTTCGGCTCGCAGTCTCGGTCCAGCGACCGGATTGGTCATGGCCTGTCCAGCTGGACTGACCGCGGCGCTCGGTCCACCTGGCGGTTATTCCCCCCTTCGACACAGAGAGTGCGTTGCGTCGGCTGGACAAGAAGGTGTTGTCTATGGTCGAGAACCCTGCCCTGAGGTTCCACCCATCGATGGCGAGGCGGGTATCAAGACGAGTTGTCTCGCCCTCGGTCGCAAACAAGCGGTCCGGTAACGAAACATAGAACGGGCGATAGCCGGCGTCTGCGGTGGAGTATTTGCCTTCGACCGACCAGGTCACTCCAGGACTGTCGATCAGCGTGGCCTTGATCCGGTGTTCCGAAGCCGCACCTGTGTCTTCTGACAGCCGCAGCGGCCTGATGGGCGAATCTGCCACCGGCACTTCCCATTCACGGCTCCAGCTGATCCGGCTCTCCCACTCCAGCCGGCCGTCAAGCAGCTTTGCATCCAATCCGATTGCAGCGAGCGTGGCCTCTGCGTTCATGCCTGCGCGATAACCGCGCATGATGTGATCGAGCGCGAAAGCACCGCTCGTGCCGCGAGCGAAAGACGCTTCAATCCCGATCCCTCCACCTGCTAGCTCGATAGTGTCTGCCAGCTTGAAGCCGAGCGTGGTGTCTTCAAAGGCACAGCCGAGGGCACTCGCTTCGCTACGGCGTGGGACCATCGACAGCCTGCAGGCTCCCTCGTTTTCGAAGTAGCCCGAGGCCGGAGCGAGTTTCCCGGAGGCCGGATATGCGTCCAGAGTTGGCAGCTCCACATCATCGCCCGAGCTGTCTTGCGCTTGAACGACCGATGGCGCGACCAGTTGCAGCGCGACAATTGCCGCAATGCCCGGCGCCACCAATGCAGTGAATCTTCGTGATCGGTGCTTCATACCCAGCTCGCCTCAATGGCGATTCCCGGCTTGCCGCCGGAAATCGCCATCAAGCATAGTCACCCTGCGAGTCTGTCAGAGCTTGCCCTGGCGGACAGTGCAGCGCAGCGTTGCCTTGCCGCTCGGCGAGACCGTCAGGATTGTGTCAGTGGCGACATTGCCTGCCACGGTGCAGCCAAAGCCCTTGAGCACGAATGCCTTGGAGACACTGCCCGAGGTCACGTCGATGTTGCAGAAGCCGGTGACATTGCCGGATGAGGTGGTGACTACTCGGGTCGGGCTGTCGCCCTGGGCAATCACGATACCCTCAGGTGTTGCGACGGCAAAGCCGCAGCCGAAGTCCTTGTTGATGGTGGCCGCATTGTCCGACTTGGCAGCCAGCGGTGCCATAGGTGCAGCAAGGCCTGCAACCATGAGGGCAGCTCCGGCGACGGCAGTAATGGTCTTTCTCATCTGTGTTCTCCTGTCCTGAATTTTACGGACAGGCACTCGCCCCCGGCGTTTCTACGCTCTGAGTATGCGAGTCACCCCTCCGTTCGACTCGCGACCATGGAGCAAGGGTAACAGTTTATTGACCATGCGATTGCACGGATGCGACATCGGGCCGCCCGCCGTCAGAGTTTCAGCTCGCTGACATCGCGGAAGCTGCCGATCGTCCCTCGCACGAAAGTGTTGAAGGCGATCGAGTAGCGGTTCTGGTTCGAATTGTTGGTCTCGACATAGTGCTGCAGGCTCGAACTGAAGAGCACCAGGTCGCCCATTTTCGGCACCACGGCATTGCGCGGCGCGTTGTAGATGTTCTGCTTGCGGCCATCGATACCGAGCTCGATCTGGCGGTAGGTGTTGTGGCGTTCAAAGATCATGTTGCCAGGCGGATCGGGCATGTCGGTATAATAGAGTGAACCTGAGATCATCGAGTTCGAATGGGTATGCCCGTGCATGCCGACGCCCGGCGGGTTCATCAGCGCCCAGCTCTGAGTCACCTCGAGCTTCTGCGGGATACCCATCACCTCGCTGGCATAAGTGTCCAGGCATTCCTGCACCGCCTTGGCAATGCTCTTCATCTCCGGCTTGGCGAACAGGTAGAGTTCGTCGGAGATCTGGTTCACCTGATTGGTGTTCATCTTCAGTGACTGGATGAATTTCACCTGCTTCGGCGAGATCGCGTCGGCAATATTGGTAACGAAATACGGCTCCGCAAATAGCGGTTTGACGTCGAAAGCGCGTGTGGCCATCGGCTTGGCAGTCCCCAGATTATCAGTCCCGGCATCGACTCTAGACCTTCGCCCCGCCCGCTAGCAAGGGGGCGAAGGGTCAACGCCCACCGGCGCTACTCCTCCAGCTGGCCGCGGATCGCACCGCCGGGGAACTCCGCAGTGTGGACGTTGACGTAGTAATTGCCAGGCTTGCCGCCGATATCCTTCGCCAGCTTGGTATCGATTGTTTCGCACACCGAATCTTCCTCGGGTGTCTGCTGCAGCGTCATTACCGGCGCACCATTCTCGCCAGGCTTGCCCTTGTGGATATGCGCAACGGTCATCTGGAGGTCGGTACTGAGCGTGTAGCAGATTTCGCCGGTGGACGGATCGATCTCCGCACTGAAGTCGGCATAGCCTTCGTCCGATCCGCCACCGACCACGCTGTCACCATCGGCCGAAGTGAAGACATAGTGCTTGAGCGGCTCCTGCTCGTCCTGCGCAGACAGCGCGACAGCAGAACCGAAGGCTAGCGTACCCGCGAACAGCGCGGCAGCGAAAGGTGCATTCCAGGACATCACGAGGGTTCTCCGCGCTTCCTGCCGGTGCCCCGTGGGACGGCCCCACGTCCGGGACGGCGGGAAGCGCAGACCGCAATATAGTAATGAAACAAATACGCGAATAGATGCAATGTGAGGTGCGGGACGAGCCTCGCGCAACTACCCCCGCTTCTTGCGTTCGACCTTGAGCGCTTCCGCCGTGCGGCGAGCGGCAGCAAAGGCTTCCATCGTCGCCTTGGTATTGCCGCCCGGCTCTATCCCGATCGCGGTATCGCAGGTGCCGCAAGTGATCTTGTCACCGCGCACCAGCAAGGTCGCGTCGAAGACGAGCGGCGATTGGCACACCGGACATGCGATCTCGGTCTCTGGCAAGCGATCCTCCCTTACTTGCCGGGGGCTAACGAAGTGCCTGATACAGCCATGATTTTTCGCCGAATTGTATGCAAACGACATTTGTAAGCCAGTGTTAGGTATGGACGTTCCGCCGTCGCAGACGGACACTGTCGAACGACCCCTCGGTTGCTGCGACACGACTTCGACATCTCAAAGGGTTACAGCCTGCTTGGCAAATGTGCACTTGGGCCCGATGACGATACCTGGCCGATGCCGCCACGGGGGTGGGCAATGCTCGGGCCGGGGCAGTGGAGCGGGAAGCGGACAATGATTGAGATCAT encodes:
- a CDS encoding argininosuccinate synthase, translating into MPDIKRVVLAYSGGLDTSVIAKWLEVERGLEVVTFTADLGQGEELEPARAKAQAMGIPDKHIFIEDLREEFVRDFVFPMMRANARYEGDYLLGTSIARPLISKRLVEIAHETGADAIAHGATGKGNDQVRFELSAYALDPDITVIAPWREWDLTSRTALIAWAEKHQIQVPKDKRGESPFSTDANLLHTSSEGKVLEDPWEETPDYVYSRTVNPEDAPETPEYITIDFEKGDGVALNGEAMSPATLLAALNELGRKHGIGRLDLVENRFVGMKSRGMYETPGGEIYARAHRGIEQITLDRGAAHLKDELMPKYAELIYNGFWFSPEREMLQAAIDLSQEKVSGTVRLKLYKGNADVVGRKSPNSLYSEAHVTFEDDAGAYDQKDAEGFIRLNALRLKLLGKRDR
- a CDS encoding SDR family oxidoreductase, whose product is MTRPAVLITGAAKRIGAALARAFAETGWHVVIHYGRSAEEAEALAASLSSAETVQCDLADGTAAVAMIEALAERLPDWRVLVNSASVFEYDGVTGLDPATYRRAMQVNAQSPALMAQAFFRTAKTEAGRRVIQLTDQKLANTNPDFFSYTMSKHAVDGAIGMLAKAHTDPRDRIYGLAPGAILPSHDQRPEETDISHRLNLLQRKTGADEIADAALFLAEGDLASGETLYIDSGQHLMNQPRDVIYLAREGTGQ
- a CDS encoding cytochrome b/b6 domain-containing protein; the protein is MKKHVLATRIWHWTNLVCVVILFMSGLNISNAHRRLYWGEWGFAPEQAWLTVPRFPGWMTIPDYYSLAEARDWHVLMAWPFAVMLLVMWAAMLVNGHFKRDLLTTRGEWQPAAIWEDIKQHAKFNFEHHNGKFNFLQKLSYGVVLGVFLPMMVFTGMAISPGSEPFFGWFADLVGGRQSARSLHFIFAWAIAAFFVVHILLVIVHKPLAQLRDMVTGGKA
- a CDS encoding septal ring lytic transglycosylase RlpA family protein, which produces MSGGTFSKPWRIGSGVAIAVLLALPAMASTPAVLADGVSEQEFVDTFETFEELPPSPEPAGEAVDLNSFDPPLEPEAKPATRSLGSGVASYYGRRFHGRRTASGEAFDMRAMTAAHKTLPFGTRVRVTNPRNGRSVIVRINDRGPYARGRTIDLSRAAAEEIGIVRSGHGPVELELVAS
- a CDS encoding acyltransferase family protein; this encodes MSLWTKARELAEQAPPERNRWVDFLRALSIMAVVIGHWLVAAPYLDGNGEVVGGHLLGILPWSQWLTWGFQVMPIFFLVGGYSNGVSWAATKRKAEPGQAGVYRDWFASRVQRLINPVFPVLLLWAVLALGMTLAGMDRANVRMATELALIPVWFLAVYLLVTGLTPLSKWAWERFGFGSFFALVVAAVAIDWLTLAQGVPWVNFANFLFVWVGIHQLGYAWQDGRFASAGVALATFAAGLAALLGLTVFGPYPIAMIGVPGADMTNSMPPTLALFALGVLQAGLVLALEPWGRRMLDHTSLWTATVLMNGMIMTVYLWHLTAFVLVMVSAWLLGGLGLDLYPGTAAWWWTRPVWFLLYILALLPMIAVFARHERAFGPIRGGRTVPKARVVAGVAMICLGLAMTAAISIASPEGITGVRIWVVALPYVGAAFLGFGPVYQWVKKGS
- a CDS encoding molybdopterin-binding protein, which encodes MSLNLKRRGVIAGMGALFVAGCQKVADSSTGRSLFEAAQGWHEGTQRLLGGRTGLAKEYAKADISPVFKGNGTLNPQSESYQASLANGFADWRLEVRGLVDNPMSLTLDNIRALPQRTQITRHDCVEGWSAIGEWTGPQLSVLLEAAGVQEEARFIVFRCADSLRGGEYYESVDMIDAWHPQTIVAHLLNGEPLEVKNGAPLRMRVERQLGYKHPKYLTAIEAVASLEDIGGGKGGYWEDRAGYQWYAGV
- a CDS encoding SAM-dependent methyltransferase gives rise to the protein MSVTLLKKLMGSKIKQGVLTLIDHQGKSDSFGTPTEGFPNVTLRLADGKVARDILLDPRLGAGECYMDGRLIIEEGGGIMEMIQLIRANTPWERGERLKAPSPLKRVTNHLSFLKDSFNRPDSAKRNIAHHYDIGNDLYDLFLDPEHWQYSCAYWPGYPGRTDMTLDEAQERKLAHIAAKLALEPGMRVVEIGCGWGGLAIYLARKFDVHVTGITLSEEQAKLAVERAKAAGVADKVEIKLIDYRDFAESGEKFDRVVSIAMFEAVGRPQFETYFRCCGNLMKEDGVFLVHTIGRMGVPGATDAFTSKYIFPGGYIPALSETLAASEKFRLIASDIETLRLHYAPTLRAWYDRCMANKDKIVELYDERFFRMWTFYLAGATAAFESGGMCNYQIQYVRNRHALPITRDYMAEGERKLMGE
- a CDS encoding DUF1801 domain-containing protein — translated: MAEAKTQITDIDPANFIAAVEPERKREEAKQLDALFRKVTGEAPKMWGPSIIGYGSYRTTYASGRDVHWLRTGFSPRKARHSLYLMGGYCDEATGKRRDAHLKRLGKHSTGKSCLYINKLANIDMEVLEEMLAADWATMKRLYPED